AATCCCATTCGCTCCCCTAGCTTTCGTCCCTCAGTGTCAGTCTTGGCCTAGCAGAGCGCCTTCGCCACCGGTGTTCTTCCTGATATCTACGCATTTCACCGCTACACCAGGAATTCCCTCTGCCCCGACCACACTCTAGCTTTGTAGTTTCCACTGCTTTTATTTGGTTGAGCCAAACTCTTTAACAGCAGACTTACAATGCCACCTGCGGACCCTTTACGCCCAATCATTCCGGATAACGCTTGCATCCTCCGTATTACCGCGGCTGCTGGCACGGAGTTAGCCGATGCTTATTCCTCAGGTACCGTCATTCTGTTCTTCCCTGAGAAAAGAGGTTTACAACCCAAGAGCCTTCCTCCCTCACGCGGTATTGCTCCGTCAGGCTTTCGCCCATTGCGGAAAATTCCCCACTGCTGCCTCCCGTAGGAGTCTGGGCCGTGTCTCAGTCCCAGTGTGGCTGATCATCCTCTCAGACCAGCTACTGATCGTCGCCTTGGTAGGCTCTTACCCCACCAACTAGCTAATCAGACGCAAGCTCTTCTTCAGGCAGCAAGCCTTTCACCTCTCGGCACATTGGGTATTAGCCACCGTTTCCAGTGGTTGTCCCCAACCTGAAGGTAGATTCTTACGCGTTACTCACCCGTCCGCCACTATCTCCGAAAAGACCGTTCGACTTGCATGTGTTAAGCATACCGCCAGCGTTCATCCTGAGCCAGGATCAAACTCTCCATTTTGGTTCGTCTGTTATAAAGCTCTTTCTTAACCGTTTTTACAACCACGGTCAGGTTATTTTCTTTCTCTGACGCAGGGTACTTGTTGTATTCTGGCTTTCAAACTATAATATTTTCAAGGTTCGGTGTGCTGTTCAGTGTTGCCTCTTTTTGGCTGCTCTGTTCGGCACTTATTTAATATATCGAATCTACTCTGGTTTGTCAACTACTTTGGCAAACTTTTTTTCGGTTTGTTTTTTGTTTGCCTGAAAACTGCTCATAATGCTGGGTTTAGTCCACAATAGGTTAGGCATTGTTGACTCAAGGAAGAGTAGATAGTGAATTTTCAGTCAGTAATAGCGATATTGCATCAGTTTTGGGAACAGCATGGGTGCTTGATTGCCCAGCCCTATGATATGGAGAAGGGCGCGGGTACTAAGAATCCCCATACTTTTTTGAGGGCTTTGGGACCTGAACCTTGGTCTGTGGCTTATGTTGAACCTTGTCGTCGTCCGACTGATGGACGTTACGGCGAAAATCCGAATCGGTTTCAGCATTATTATCAATATCAAGTCTTGATTAAGCCGTCACCGGATGATATTCAGGAAATTTATCTGGATTCTTTACGGGCGTTAGGGATTTGTCCTGAAGACCACGATATTCGGTTTGTGGAGGATAATTGGGAAGATGCGACGGTGGGGGCTTGGGGTACTGGCTGGGAAGTGTGGTTAGATGGGATGGAAATTACTCAATTTACATATTTCCAGCAATGTGGTGGTATTGATTGCCGTCCTGTGTCTATTGAGATCAC
The DNA window shown above is from Anabaena sp. WA102 and carries:
- the glyQ gene encoding glycine--tRNA ligase subunit alpha, which gives rise to MNFQSVIAILHQFWEQHGCLIAQPYDMEKGAGTKNPHTFLRALGPEPWSVAYVEPCRRPTDGRYGENPNRFQHYYQYQVLIKPSPDDIQEIYLDSLRALGICPEDHDIRFVEDNWEDATVGAWGTGWEVWLDGMEITQFTYFQQCGGIDCRPVSIEITYGLERLVMYLQQVEAITKIQWTDNITYGDVHLQGEIEQCTYNFEASNPEMLLTLFGLYEQEATQLTERGLVLPSLDYVIKCSHAFNLLDARGVISVTERTRYITRIRHLARKVAHLYVEQREKLGFPLLMNTLED